Proteins from one Camelina sativa cultivar DH55 chromosome 8, Cs, whole genome shotgun sequence genomic window:
- the LOC104707970 gene encoding pectinesterase inhibitor-like, whose protein sequence is MDRDLICFPPKWSKTRRANSHPSNKYSITNHRKILSIKKMIKFLLLTILVISPISICAKKDLMVNECHNTQVPSICMQCLESDPTSVQANPVGIAGIILQCLDAHLHIIINNITDLSSKKDEGEVKTALEVCKKDLSMNVATNLSEAKKSLKTGDYDKVNHLIELALGFPHGCLFKLKLVKFTSPQLSSQINIYGQLSDAAMRIIDRF, encoded by the exons ATGGAC AGAGATCTAATATGCTTTCCACCCAAATGGAGTAAAACAAGACGAGCAAATTCGCACCCCTCAAACAAATATAGTATAACCAATCATAGGAAAATACTTAGCataaagaagatgatcaagTTTCTCCTGTTAACAATTCTGGTGATCTCTCCAATTTCGATATGCGCCAAGAAGGACCTGATGGTAAATGAATGCCACAATACACAAGTCCCATCCATATGTATGCAATGTCTCGAATCCGACCCAACATCCGTTCAAGCCAACCCTGTTGGCATCGCTGGCATCATCCTACAATGTCTTGACGCTCACCTCCATATCATCATCAA CAACATAACGGATTTATCCTCAAAGAAAGACGAAGGTGAAGTGAAAACAGCTCTAGAGGTTTGCAAAAAGGACTTGTCGATGAATGTAGCTACAAACTTGTCGGAAGCcaaaaaaagtctaaaaacAGGTGATTACGATAAAGTAAACCATTTGATAGAGCTTGCGCTTGGCTTTCCTCATGGATGTCTGTTCAAACTCAAACTTGTCAAGTTCACGTCTCCCCAACTAAGTAGCCAAATCAATATATATGGCCAACTCTCTGATGCTGCTATGCGGATCATTGATCGCTTCTAA
- the LOC104707971 gene encoding auxin-responsive protein SAUR32, whose translation MGNGDRAMSHWSFHIPRLHNHHHHHEHDHERIPKGCLAVKVGQGEEQERFVIPVLYFNHPLFGQLLKEAEEEFGFAQKGTITIPCHVEEFRYVRGLIDRENTKFIGHNLFDHHHHHHQNHLIRCFRV comes from the coding sequence ATGGGTAACGGAGACAGAGCCATGAGCCACTGGAGCTTCCACATCCCACGTCtccataatcatcatcatcatcatgagcATGATCATGAAAGGATACCAAAAGGGTGTTTGGCAGTGAAGGTAGGACAAGGAGAAGAGCAAGAGAGATTTGTGATTCCCGTTTTGTACTTTAATCATCCTTTGTTTGGACAACTCTTGAAGGAAGctgaagaagagtttggttttGCGCAAAAAGGGACAATCACGATCCCTTGTCACGTTGAGGAGTTTAGGTACGTTCGAGGATTGATCGATCGAGAAAACACTAAATTTATCGGTCATAATCTCTTtgatcatcaccaccatcatcatcagaacCATCTCATCCGGTGTTTTAgagtttga